The genomic region GTCGAGGACCTGGTTGACGGCGAAGACGGCGCGGTTGGCCGGCTCGCCGGGGTCATTGAGCTGCTGGCATTCGGCCACCGCCTCGCGGTCCGTGGGGTCGGGCGCCGTCGCGCATCCCGAAACCAAGCCAAGCGAGAGAACCAGAATTTGGAGAACCGGCCAATGAACCGTATCGCGGTATTCCCTCATGACCGACATGGACCTAGCTTTCCACCCTTAAAGAATTTCCGGTGCTCTCGGGAAATCAGCCCGCTTTCGGTTTTAAGTCGAGCGAGTCCGAAAGAATACTGACCGGAAACCGGACATGAAAATCCTAGATCTGTTGGATTCAGTAATGAGGGTGGTTCAGGAATGCGTCGCAGCGATCTTGCCGACCTGACCGCATTCGTGGCGGTTGCCGACCATCTGAGCTTTCGAGCCGCGGCGTCACGGCTCGGTGTAACGCCTTCGGCGCTCAGTCACACGCTACGCCAGATGGAGGAGCGCCTCGGGGTAAGACTGCTGCACCGCACCACGCGCAGCATGTCGCTGACCGACGCTGGTCTTCGACTGCTGGAACAACTGCGGCCAGCAATCAATCAGATCGCGGATGCGCTGGAGGACTTGAATCGGGAGCGTCGCCAGCCCATTGGGCGATTACGGATCTACGTCAGCCATTTCGCGGCAGAAACAGTCATCGCACCGATTTGGAGACGGTTCTTGACCACCTACCCGAAGGTCCATCTCCAGATCCAGATGGATGAGACGCCCGTCGACATTGTGGCAAAGGGATTCGATGCTGGGATCGGGCCGCAGAAGCAAGCCTCGGCGGGCATGATTGCCGTCCGGGTGATGGGGCCCCTAAAGGTCGCCGTGGTCGGTGCGTCGGGATACTTCGTGCAGCATCGACCACCACGCACCCCCGACGATCTCGCCCGCCACCGTTGCATTCAATATTGCTTCGCGCCGGATGGTACG from Shumkonia mesophila harbors:
- a CDS encoding LysR family transcriptional regulator; protein product: MRRSDLADLTAFVAVADHLSFRAAASRLGVTPSALSHTLRQMEERLGVRLLHRTTRSMSLTDAGLRLLEQLRPAINQIADALEDLNRERRQPIGRLRIYVSHFAAETVIAPIWRRFLTTYPKVHLQIQMDETPVDIVAKGFDAGIGPQKQASAGMIAVRVMGPLKVAVVGASGYFVQHRPPRTPDDLARHRCIQYCFAPDGTILAWPFERGEKSRKIAVDGRVTVNSPALAVRAAVDGLGIAYTLEALAEPFLRSGQLVRVLEDWSPSFEGLFLYYPEHRQVPVALRVFIDMLRTNYDAALAPSLLKNPFATEAKSD